The Archangium primigenium genomic interval CACCTCGATGAACTCCTCCACCGTGTGGAAGCCCTTGCCCCGGGGGCCCAGCCCGTCGATGGACGGAATCCCCATGGCCGAGGAGGTGCTCGCGTCCGAGCCACCGCCCACGAGGGGGGACTCCCCCCGGCCCAGTCCCGACAGATGCGCACACGCGCCGTACGCGTCCATCAGGGCGGCGGACGCCTCGGTGCGCTCCAGGGGCTCGCGCGCCACCCCTCCTTGGACCTCCACGCGAGTACCGGGCACCCCCGCCGCCGCCTCCCGGGCCGCCTCGTGGAAGCGCTGGACCAGGCTCTCGCCGTCCGCCCGGGTGCAGAAGCGCAGGTCCACCTCCGCCACGGCCTGGTCCGGCACCGTGTTCTTGCCCTGTCCACCCGTCACCTTGCCCACGTTGACGGTGAGACCGCGCGGGTAGTCGGTCAGCTGCTGCACCAGGTCCACGAACCGGGCCAGGGCCCAGAGCGCGTTGGCGCCCTCCTGGTGGGCATTGCCCGCGTGGGCCGCCTTGCCATGGGCCGTGGCCACGGCCATGCCGGTGCCCTTGCGCCGGGTGATGATGGCGTCCCCCGCCCGGCCCGACTCGAAGACGAGGCACGCCTCGGCCCCGGCGATGGCCTCGCGGATGACGCGCGTGCCCTCGGGCGAGCCCACCTCCTCGTCCGACACCACCACCAGCCGCAGGGGCGGCAGCCGCTCCAGGCCCCCCGCCGCCGCGAGCGCCTTGAGCGCCCAGGCGATGACGACCAGGCCCCCCTTCATGTCCAGCACGCCCGGCCCGCGCCGCAGCGGCCCGTCCACGCGGTAGCCCTCGAACTTGCCCGGCGGAAAGACGGTGTCCAGGTGCCCCACCAGCGCCAGCGGCGCGCGTCCCGGAGCCCCCTGGGAGCGGAAGACGAGGTGATCCGCGTAGCGGGTGCTCGCCACCACCTCGGCCGTCAGCCCGGGAAGGGCGAGCTGCTCGCGCAGCAGGGCGCCGACCTTCCGGCCGCCCTCCGGGTTCTCCGTCCACGAGTTGACCTCCACCAGCGCGGCGAGGGCCTGCTCCATCTCCCCCACCCGGCCCACCAGCCAGCGCGCCGCCGCTTCACCCATCTCGTGCATCGTCGGGACCTCCCGCCCCGCCGGAGGCCATCTCCGGCGGACCCCCCCTGGCATATGCCAGCCCCCGGGGTGGGCGGAAGCCACGACGCCGCCCGCCCGCCCGGCGCACCAGCGAGACACCGCCAGCCCGGGGAAGCTTGCCGGGGGCCGGGAGGCTTCGCACCTCAACCCCAGGAGGAAGAACCCATGGCGGATGCTTTGTGGATTCTGGTGGCCAATGCGAGCCGGGCCCGGCTGTTCTCGACGGACGAGCGGGCGGAGAAGTGGGACCTGCGCGAGGAGCTCTTCCACGAGGAGAGCCGGCAGCGCTCCACGGAGCTGCTCAACCAGCCGGACAACCCCAACGCCGGCACCCTGCGCAAGCCCTCCGCGGAGAACGAGCCCAATGGTCGGCAGTCCCTGGAGCATGAGCGCTTCGCCCGGCAGCTCGCCGAGCGGCTCGAGCAGGGCCTCAACGAGCGGGCGTACGAGCGGCTGGTGATCGCCGCGCCGCCGGAGTTCCTCGGCCGGCTGCGCAAGGTCATCAGCGACCGGGTGCACAAGCACCTCATGCTGGACATGCGCGCGGACTTCTCGAACATCCCCGCTCGCGAGCTGCCCGACCGCATCCCGCTCACGTGATGATTTGACGGACTTCCGGGGCCTTCGGGTCC includes:
- a CDS encoding host attachment protein, whose protein sequence is MADALWILVANASRARLFSTDERAEKWDLREELFHEESRQRSTELLNQPDNPNAGTLRKPSAENEPNGRQSLEHERFARQLAERLEQGLNERAYERLVIAAPPEFLGRLRKVISDRVHKHLMLDMRADFSNIPARELPDRIPLT
- a CDS encoding M20/M25/M40 family metallo-hydrolase, whose translation is MHEMGEAAARWLVGRVGEMEQALAALVEVNSWTENPEGGRKVGALLREQLALPGLTAEVVASTRYADHLVFRSQGAPGRAPLALVGHLDTVFPPGKFEGYRVDGPLRRGPGVLDMKGGLVVIAWALKALAAAGGLERLPPLRLVVVSDEEVGSPEGTRVIREAIAGAEACLVFESGRAGDAIITRRKGTGMAVATAHGKAAHAGNAHQEGANALWALARFVDLVQQLTDYPRGLTVNVGKVTGGQGKNTVPDQAVAEVDLRFCTRADGESLVQRFHEAAREAAAGVPGTRVEVQGGVAREPLERTEASAALMDAYGACAHLSGLGRGESPLVGGGSDASTSSAMGIPSIDGLGPRGKGFHTVEEFIEVDTLVPKAQALARYLASRAG